A DNA window from Halomonas zincidurans B6 contains the following coding sequences:
- a CDS encoding D-alanine--D-alanine ligase, translating into MSRDTQAAVRGERRQDYGRVVVLYGGDSAERDVSLASGGAVLAALQRSGVDAQGYDLAAGGLSGLEALAADRVFIALHGRGGEDGTLQGALELLRIPYTGSGVLASALGMDKQRTKRLWQAHDLPTPASITLGPECDWSTVVRRLGLPLVVKPIHEGSTLGITIVANADDLASAYREAARFDAEVMAERFIQGEEYTVSLLGDGILPAIRVEVPSGFYDYQAKYHSSETLYHLPCGLDAATEARLGELCREAFVAVGGRGWGRVDVMRDGEGRFWLLEVNTVPGMTDHSLVPQAAAHAGLDFESLVLRILDTTLEP; encoded by the coding sequence ATGAGCAGAGATACGCAGGCCGCAGTGCGCGGTGAGCGTCGACAGGATTATGGCCGCGTCGTGGTTCTCTATGGCGGCGATTCCGCGGAACGCGATGTCTCGCTGGCCAGTGGTGGCGCGGTTCTCGCGGCTCTGCAACGCAGTGGCGTCGATGCCCAGGGCTACGACCTGGCCGCTGGCGGCCTGAGCGGTCTGGAGGCGCTGGCTGCGGATCGGGTCTTCATCGCCCTGCATGGGCGGGGCGGGGAGGATGGCACCTTGCAGGGGGCGCTGGAGCTGCTGCGCATCCCCTATACCGGTAGTGGCGTGCTGGCCTCGGCGCTGGGGATGGACAAGCAACGCACCAAGCGGCTCTGGCAGGCGCACGACTTGCCTACTCCGGCGAGTATTACTCTGGGCCCCGAGTGCGACTGGTCGACAGTGGTCAGGCGCCTGGGTTTGCCGCTTGTCGTCAAACCGATACACGAAGGCTCGACGCTCGGCATCACCATCGTTGCCAATGCCGATGACCTGGCGTCGGCCTACCGCGAAGCGGCACGTTTTGATGCCGAAGTCATGGCCGAACGCTTCATTCAGGGCGAGGAATATACCGTGTCGCTGTTGGGGGACGGCATCCTGCCGGCGATACGCGTCGAAGTGCCGAGCGGCTTTTATGACTATCAAGCCAAGTACCATTCCAGCGAGACACTTTACCATCTGCCCTGTGGCTTGGACGCCGCGACCGAGGCACGGCTTGGCGAGCTGTGTCGTGAGGCCTTTGTTGCCGTGGGCGGGCGTGGCTGGGGACGGGTGGATGTGATGCGCGACGGCGAGGGACGCTTCTGGTTGCTCGAGGTGAATACCGTGCCCGGGATGACCGATCATAGCCTCGTTCCGCAAGCCGCGGCGCATGCCGGGCTCGATTTCGAGAGTCTGGTGCTGCGCATTCTCGACACCACGCTGGAGCCCTGA
- a CDS encoding cell division protein FtsQ/DivIB, with product MAESGFRVRGAILGLVLLLVLLGAGGRALWLWLDRPIQRVSIRGDLEYVSADYLRERLSPAVQGETWLSVDLDELRRQARSAEWIAEARVSRQWPNSLTFELFEQQPVARWNDSYFLNPQGVAFDRDNVTVAEDLPDLAGPDGSGSEVLARYDRLQNRLLSLGLQVTQLRMEDRGAWRFQIDDAFWVMLGRNQRQERVARFIAAWQRELSGKASRIRYIDLRYPNGVAIAWHGESDSKIDEP from the coding sequence ATGGCGGAAAGTGGCTTTCGCGTGCGCGGGGCGATCCTGGGGCTCGTGCTGTTGCTGGTCCTGCTGGGTGCTGGCGGGCGGGCGCTGTGGTTATGGCTGGATCGGCCCATCCAGCGGGTTTCGATCCGTGGCGATCTGGAGTATGTCAGCGCGGATTATCTGCGTGAGAGGCTCTCGCCGGCGGTGCAGGGCGAGACTTGGTTGTCGGTTGATTTGGATGAGTTGCGCCGACAGGCCCGCTCCGCCGAGTGGATCGCCGAAGCGCGCGTATCCAGGCAGTGGCCCAACTCGCTGACGTTCGAACTCTTTGAACAACAGCCGGTCGCACGCTGGAACGATAGCTATTTTCTCAATCCCCAGGGCGTCGCTTTTGATCGCGACAACGTGACGGTTGCCGAGGATTTGCCGGATCTCGCTGGCCCCGATGGCAGCGGTAGCGAGGTGCTTGCCCGGTATGATCGGCTGCAGAATCGATTGCTGTCATTGGGTCTGCAGGTCACGCAGCTACGGATGGAAGATCGCGGTGCCTGGCGTTTCCAGATCGATGATGCCTTTTGGGTCATGCTGGGACGTAATCAGCGTCAGGAGCGAGTAGCCCGGTTCATTGCCGCATGGCAACGCGAGTTGAGTGGCAAGGCGTCGCGAATACGCTACATCGATCTACGTTACCCGAACGGTGTTGCCATAGCCTGGCATGGAGAGAGCGACAGCAAGATCGACGAACCTTGA
- the ftsA gene encoding cell division protein FtsA, which translates to MPGQSNASNMVVGLDIGTSKVVAIVGQPTDDGGLEIAGIGSHPSRGMKKGVVINIESTVQSIQRAVEEAELMAGCDIHSVYVGIAGSHISSMNSDGVVAIKDREVTPSDIDRVIDSARARAISEGQRILHVLPQEFAIDTQEGIREPLGMSGVRLEARVHLVTAALNAVQNIEKCVRRCGLEVDAIILEQLASSHAVLTEDERELGVCMVDIGGGTTDIAVFTEGAIRHTAVIPIAGDQVTNDIAMALRTPTQYAEDIKVKYACALTQLASSDELIKVPSVGDRPARDLSRQALAEVVEPRYEELFTLVREELRRSGYEDLVAAGVVLTGGTSRMEGVVELAEEIFHMPVRIASPQNVRGLADVVRNPIYSTGVGLLLYGMRDAKHAQSRAVSAQPRREEVSRRGLKDGISALERVKGWFKGNF; encoded by the coding sequence ATGCCAGGACAATCCAACGCATCCAATATGGTGGTCGGGCTGGATATTGGAACATCGAAGGTGGTCGCCATCGTTGGGCAGCCTACCGACGATGGGGGGCTCGAGATCGCCGGGATCGGCTCGCATCCCTCACGGGGGATGAAGAAGGGCGTGGTCATCAACATCGAGTCAACGGTGCAGTCGATTCAGCGTGCCGTGGAAGAGGCCGAGCTAATGGCCGGCTGCGATATTCACTCGGTCTATGTCGGTATCGCCGGCAGCCACATTAGTTCGATGAATTCCGATGGCGTGGTGGCAATCAAGGATCGCGAAGTCACTCCGTCGGACATCGATCGAGTCATCGATTCCGCGCGGGCCCGTGCGATATCCGAAGGACAACGGATACTGCACGTGTTGCCCCAGGAATTCGCCATCGATACCCAGGAGGGTATCCGCGAGCCGCTGGGCATGTCCGGGGTACGGCTTGAGGCGCGCGTGCACTTGGTTACAGCGGCATTGAATGCAGTGCAGAACATCGAGAAGTGCGTGCGACGTTGCGGGCTCGAAGTTGATGCCATCATCCTGGAGCAGTTGGCCTCGAGCCATGCCGTGCTGACAGAAGACGAGCGTGAACTCGGCGTTTGCATGGTGGATATCGGCGGCGGCACCACGGACATCGCGGTGTTCACCGAGGGTGCCATTCGCCATACGGCGGTCATCCCTATCGCCGGCGATCAGGTGACCAACGACATTGCCATGGCGCTGCGCACACCGACCCAATACGCTGAGGACATCAAGGTCAAATACGCTTGCGCGTTGACGCAGTTGGCCTCCAGCGACGAGCTGATCAAAGTTCCCAGCGTAGGCGACCGCCCGGCCCGCGACCTGTCAAGGCAGGCATTGGCCGAAGTGGTCGAGCCGCGCTACGAGGAACTCTTTACTTTGGTACGTGAGGAACTGAGACGCAGCGGTTACGAGGATCTCGTGGCCGCTGGCGTGGTGCTGACCGGGGGCACATCACGCATGGAGGGCGTGGTCGAGCTTGCGGAGGAAATCTTCCATATGCCGGTACGCATTGCCAGCCCACAGAATGTGCGAGGCCTGGCGGATGTGGTACGCAATCCGATTTATTCCACGGGCGTGGGTTTGCTACTCTACGGTATGCGCGATGCCAAGCATGCGCAGAGCCGTGCAGTTTCCGCCCAGCCCCGTAGAGAGGAAGTCTCGCGGCGTGGTCTCAAGGACGGCATTTCGGCGCTGGAACGGGTCAAAGGCTGGTTCAAAGGAAATTTCTGA
- the ftsZ gene encoding cell division protein FtsZ — MFELVDNAPSSSAVIKVIGVGGGGGNAVNHMVESNIDGVEFICANTDAQALKRVAAKTVLQLGSEITKGLGAGASPDVGRQAAMEDRERIAELLQGADMVFITAGMGGGTGTGGAPVVAQVAKELGILTVAVVTRPFPFEGPKRMRVAEEGMRELSEHVDSLITIPNEKLLAVLGKSASLLTAFSAANDVLLGAVQGIAELITSPGIINVDFADVRTVMSEMGMAMMGTGGAVGENRAREAAEKAIRSPLLEDIDLHGARGILVNITAGPDLSIGEFNDVGATVQEFASQDATIVVGTAIDMEMSDELRVTVVAAGLDGRREKPAGREAATRPETTDYRKLQQPTVMRQQAAKADQEEAAKARQERRKSKEMDDYLDIPAFLRRQAD, encoded by the coding sequence ATGTTCGAACTGGTAGATAACGCACCTTCCAGCAGCGCGGTCATCAAGGTGATTGGCGTTGGTGGAGGCGGCGGCAATGCCGTCAATCACATGGTCGAAAGCAACATCGATGGCGTCGAGTTCATCTGCGCCAATACCGATGCGCAGGCGCTCAAGCGAGTCGCCGCCAAGACCGTTCTCCAGTTAGGCAGCGAGATTACCAAGGGGCTCGGGGCGGGCGCCAGCCCGGACGTCGGGCGCCAGGCCGCCATGGAAGACCGTGAGCGCATCGCCGAGCTCCTTCAGGGCGCCGACATGGTATTCATTACTGCGGGCATGGGTGGCGGTACCGGTACCGGTGGCGCACCCGTGGTCGCTCAGGTAGCCAAGGAACTGGGGATACTCACGGTCGCGGTGGTCACCCGGCCTTTCCCCTTCGAAGGGCCCAAGCGCATGCGTGTCGCCGAGGAGGGCATGCGCGAGCTTTCCGAGCATGTCGACTCGCTGATCACCATCCCCAATGAAAAGCTGCTGGCCGTGCTGGGCAAGAGTGCCAGTCTGCTGACTGCCTTCAGTGCTGCCAACGATGTCCTGTTGGGTGCCGTGCAGGGGATTGCCGAGCTGATCACCAGCCCGGGCATCATCAACGTCGACTTCGCCGATGTGCGTACCGTGATGTCCGAAATGGGTATGGCGATGATGGGCACCGGCGGCGCCGTCGGCGAGAACCGAGCCCGGGAAGCTGCCGAGAAAGCGATCCGCAGCCCGCTGCTCGAAGACATCGATCTGCATGGCGCACGCGGTATCCTGGTCAATATTACGGCCGGGCCCGATTTGTCCATCGGTGAGTTCAACGATGTCGGCGCCACTGTTCAGGAATTCGCCTCCCAGGATGCGACAATCGTGGTGGGCACCGCCATCGACATGGAAATGTCCGATGAGCTGCGGGTTACCGTGGTGGCGGCGGGGCTCGATGGCCGTCGTGAGAAGCCGGCGGGCCGCGAGGCGGCAACGCGTCCGGAGACGACCGACTACCGCAAGCTCCAGCAGCCGACGGTCATGCGTCAGCAAGCGGCCAAGGCCGATCAGGAAGAGGCCGCCAAAGCACGTCAGGAGCGCCGCAAGAGCAAGGAAATGGACGACTACCTGGACATCCCGGCCTTTCTGCGGCGCCAAGCCGATTGA